A stretch of DNA from Fusobacterium mortiferum ATCC 9817:
AAGATAGAAAAAACAGAAGATGGGTATTTTAAGCTAGTAAATAAAAAGTAGATTGTAGAAAACATTCAAGGAGGAGATTTTTATGGTAAGCTTAATTATTTATATTATTATAGCAATATGTATGTGGAAAATATTTGAAAAAGCTGGATTAGAAGGATGGAAGGCTATAATTCCTTTTTATAATATTTATGTTGAAATTGTATATGTAGCTAAAAAAGAATGGTGGTATATAATACTTTATTTTATACCAATAGTACAACTTTTTGCTATAGTAAAAATTCATATGGAGATAGCTAAAAACTTTAGAATTTCATCACCATTTCTTTTTTCGTTAGGAATGACATTTCTATCATTTATATTCTATCCAATATTAGGATTTGGAAATTATCAATTTATAGATGATGATTATGCTGATGTGATTGATTAAAATTATATTAATCAAAGAGAGTGTTACAAATAAAAATCAAGAATGCCGAAGATTGAGGAGAATAAATAGAGCAAGTTAGCGAAAGCAAACGTTAAAAAACACAACTGTTTGAACGAAGTGAGTTTTGTGTTTTTGGTGAGCTAAGCCATACTTGCTCTTTATTCTTTGAACGAAAGTCATTCTTGATTTATTTTAGTTTATATTTTTTAATTATGTGTTGGATTCATTTTATATTTTAAAGTAAAACATATACTTTATCTAGAAAGTGTGCTATAATAAGGGATATGAAAAATACGGAGGTAATGAGAGTGTCAAAACATAATACAAGTTTTAAAGTGGATAAAGATAATGAATTGATGAAGTTTTTAATGGAGAAGATGCCACAAAATAGTCGTAATAATATAAAATCTTTACTTACTCAAAGAAGGGTAATGGTAGATGATGTAATAGTATCACAATATAATGCTCCTTTAAAAGAGGGACAGATAGTAAGTATAACTAAAACTAAAATAACTAAGCATAAATTAGAGGGAGTATCTATTGTCTATGAGGACAATGATATATTAGTAGTAGAAAAAGAAAGAGGAATACTTTCAGTTGCTACACAAAATGAAAGAGAAAAAACAGCTTATAATATTTTAAAAATTATTTAAAAGAGAAAAATCCTAAGGATAAAATTTTTGTGGTACATCGTTTAGATAGAGATACATCTGGTGTAATGATATTTGCAAAATCAGAAAAGGCTCAAGATATTTTACAAACTACATGGAATGATTCTGTAAAAGAGAGAACCTATGTAGCATTAGTAGAGGGAAATGTAAAAAAAGATAGTGATACAATAATATCATATCTAGCAGAAAATAAAGCTATGATAACTTACTCTACTGCTAATGAAGAGGAAGGAAAAAAAGCTGTATCACACTATAAAGTTTTAAAGAGAAATAAAAATTATTCTCTATTGGAAGTAAATATAGAAACAGGTAGAAAAAATCAGATACGTGTACATATGCAAGATTTAGGACACAGCGTAGTTGGAGATAAAAAATATGGTTCTACAAAAAATCCTATTAAAAGATTGGGATTGCATGCTCATACAATAGTGTTTAAACATCCTATAACAAAAGAGGTGTTATCATTTACAAGTAAAATACCAGAAGCATTTTTATCTCTTTTTAAATAAATAGAAAACTTGACATAGTTTATTAATTAAGTTAAAATACTTTTGATAAAAGAAACAAATTATAAAAATTTTAATGAGGTGATTTGATGGAAATTAAAAACAACCTAGAGGAAATCTTAAAATTTAATAAGGAGTTTGTTGAAAAGAAAGAGTATGAAAAGTATAATACTACAAAATATCCTGATAAAAAGATAGCTATTCTTTCATGTATGGATACAAGATTAACAGAGCTACTTCCAAAGGCATTAGATTTAAAAAATGGAGATGCTAAAATCATAAAAAATGCAGGTGGAACTGTAATTCATCCATTTGGAAGTGCTATGAGAAGTCTACTTATCTGTGTTTATGAATTTGATATTAAAGAGATATTTATCATAGGACATTATGATTGTGGTGTAAGTAGTATGGATACTGATAAAATGATAAAGAAGATGATAGAGAAAGGAATAGATGTACAAACATTAGATACACTTTCTCGTGCAGGAATAAAAGTAAAAAAATGGCTACATGGATTTGATTGTGTAGAAGAATCAGTAAGAGAGAGTGTTACAAAAGTAAAAAATCATCCTCTTATGCCTAGCAATGTAGCTATACATGGACTAATAATGGACCCATTAACAGGTAGATTAGATGTAGCAGTTAATGGATTTGAACATATTTAGTGAGGAGAGAAGATGATACAACTTTTTTTAAAAGGAATTATAATAGGAATTGCTAATATTATGCCTGGAGTTTCTGGGGGAACATTGGCAGTAATAATGGGAGTATATGATAAACTTACAGAAGCAATAGGAAATTTCCCTACTGCTCCTGTTAAGAAAAAAATAGAGTACATAAAATTTTTGCTACAAATAGGAAGTGGAGCAGCTATTGGAATAATTTTATTTGCAAGAGTAATAGAATTTTGTTTTACTAATTATCCAAGAGCTACTGCTGGTGGATTTAGTTTATTGATTCTTCCATCTATTCCATATATTATAAAGGGAGAGAATAAAAAAGATAAAAAGAATATTTTCTTTTTCTGTTTAGGAGCTTTACTTACTTTAGGATTTGTATATGCTGATTATAAATTTGGAAAAGATAGTGGAGCAAAGGAATTGGTTACAGTAGTCACTACAAGTTATGCTTTAAAACTTTTTGCTTGTGGTGGACTTGCTGCAGGAGCTATGATTATTCCAGGAATATCTGGTTCACTTTTACTTCTTATGTTGGGAGAGTATTATAATATTTTAGGATTTATAAATAAATTTTTCTCAAATCTTATAAATATTACAAGTTACTCTTCAATAAGTGAGATAATCACAAATTTATATATACTACCTCTTACAGCTTTTGGGTTGGGGGTATTGATAGGGCTTGTTCTAATAGCTAAACTTATAAATATGCTTCTTCAAAAACATAGAAGTGTAACACTATTTTTTATAACTGGGATAATAGTTGTGTCAATTTTACAAATTTGGTTAAATCTATATAAATAAAGGAGAGAAGATGAGATATTTTCTAGTAGTAGTAGTTTTAATGTTTGTAACAGCTTGTACATCTACTGGAACAGCTAGCTGGTATGGAAAAGGTTTTGAAGGGAAATTAACAGCAAGTGGTTATGTTTATGATTCTAATCAGTTGACTTGTGCTTCTAATGATTATCCTTTTGGAACTGTATTAAAAGTAACTAATAAAGAAAATGGAAAATCTGTACTTGTTGTAGTTACAGATAGAGGTGGATTTGAAAAATATGGGAGAAAGATAGATTTAAGTAGAGCTGCTTTTAATAAGATAGCTTCTACTGGTCATGGGCTTATTGATGTAAAGGTAGAAAAAGTAAGTGATAAAAATACTTTTAAATATAAGCATGGAAGTCCTAGATTTACCTCTTCAGAGTATAAAAAATATATCAAGGGAATTTAGTAAAAAATTCAAGAATAACGAAGAGTGAAAAGACAAAAGTTATTCTTGAATTTTTTATTTACTAAACTAAGGAGGAAGAAGTGAAACTTTTAATTACAGGTGCTACTGGAGGAATGGGAGAGGAGATTATAAAAATCTTTAGAAAAAATAGTTATGAAGTTATTGCTTTAGGTAGAGATAAAAAGAGATTAAAAAAATTGGAAGAAAATTATCAAGTTAAATCTTATTCTATAAATATAGAAGAAGAGATAGAGATAGAAAAATTTTTAGAAGATATAGAAGATGAGGAAATAGATGTAGTTATAAATGGAGCTGGAATAGGGGAGATAGACTATTTTGAAAATATGGAGTACGAAAAAATAAAAAAGCTTATAGAGATAAATAGTATTGCTCTAACTAAGATTACTCATCATTTCTATAAAAAAATGATAGAGAGGGGCAATGGAAAAATAATAAATATTTCATCTACTGCTGGTTTTCAAGAGGGGGGTCCTCTTATGAGTGTATATTATGGAACAAAGGCTTATGTAAACTCTTTTACTCTTTCTCTTTATGAAGAGGGGAGAGAAAAAGGTGTAGAGATATATCTCTTAACTCCTGGTCCAACTAAAACAAAATTTAAAGGAATGGATAGGAAACTATCTAAATTTGAAAAAATCTATGTAACTACTCCAGAAGAGGTAGCTATAGAATTATGGAAGGGAATAGAAAGAAAAAAGAAGATTATAATTCCAGGGAAAATTAATAAAATTTTATATTTTATTGATAAATTTATTCCGTTAGAAGTAAAATTAAAGTCAATAAAAAAAATTCAAGAAAAAAAGATAAAAAAATAGTTTTATTTTTAGAAAAAAATGGTATAATGTTTTTATGAAAAATATTGGAGGAATATATGAAAAGAAAAATTATTCTAATAATATTATCACTATTTTTATGTAGTTGCTCTTATTTTCAAGTGAGGAATGCTATAAAAGAAGCTGATAGTGGAAATTATGTATCTTCATTGAATGAACTATTGAGTATTTTAAAAGAAAATAATGAGGATAGAAGAGCGTTGGATGCCTTTGAAATAATATATCCAAATGCAGAGAAAAAATATTATGATGAGTTGGATATATCTCGTGGAAGAGATATCATTGGTTATACAAAAGCACTTCTAAATCTACTGAGAGTACAGGATATCTATTATAAATTACCAACAACAAGTAAAAACTCTATTGCAATTATCATACCACCTCAAGAGGAGAGATTAGATATAAAAAAAGAGTTAGCACAAAGTTTTTTTACAATAGGTAATGGCGTGAGAACAGAAACTTATGAGGAAAAGTTAAGGGCTCATGGATTTTTTTCACAAGCTAAAATATATGATTTACAACAGAGAAAAGATATAGATGATAAGTATGTAAGCAGTAGAAAACTTGCTTTAGGAAAGTTTTTAATAAATTTTAAAGGGGAGAATAATAATTTTAAAACTAGATTAAAAGAGAGTTTAAATTCTAATTTAGTAAAATATCCTCTTTTCTCCCTAGGGAATAATAAAAATTATAATTTAAAATTTGATATAAATATTTCTAATATAAAGTATTTTCCACCTAAGGTAGTAACTCATAGTGGAATAGATAGTTATATAGAAAGAGTAAGAAAAACAGTAATGGAGAGAGTGGTAGAAACTAAAATAGTAAATGGAAAAGCAGTGGAAGTGGAGAAATGGGTACCAGTAGAAAGAGAAGTGGAGGTAGAGGTATTTTATAGATATTTTAAACATATAAAAACTACTTCTATGGAGTATCAATTAGAATATAATCTAGCAGAAAAAAATGGAACTCCTATCTCATCAGATAGTAAAAAGATTTTCTATGAAGATAGTGCTGTATGGGTAGAATATTATCCATTACACCCCTTTGCATATGGTAGACCATTTAGATTTCCTGTAAGTGAGTTTGAAAAATCTGTAATGAGTAGAGAGGAAATAAAAGAAAAAGTACTTTCTTTAGGAAATGAGGAATTAGATAGTGTATTAAGAAAATTAGATTCTAATAGAATAATAGATTGGTAAGGAGGAAGAAAAATGATAGCAAAAGACTTGGGAGAGAGAAAATTAGTAGATAAGGTATTTAGTGTCGCTAAAAAAGCTAAAGATGCTATGGCAGAACTAGGAGAGGAGA
This window harbors:
- a CDS encoding RluD family protein, yielding MSKHNTSFKVDKDNELMKFLMEKMPQNSRNNIKSLLTQRRVMVDDVIVSQYNAPLKEGQIVSITKTKITKHKLEGVSIVYEDNDILVVEKERGILSVATQNEREKTAYNILKII
- a CDS encoding beta-class carbonic anhydrase; this encodes MEIKNNLEEILKFNKEFVEKKEYEKYNTTKYPDKKIAILSCMDTRLTELLPKALDLKNGDAKIIKNAGGTVIHPFGSAMRSLLICVYEFDIKEIFIIGHYDCGVSSMDTDKMIKKMIEKGIDVQTLDTLSRAGIKVKKWLHGFDCVEESVRESVTKVKNHPLMPSNVAIHGLIMDPLTGRLDVAVNGFEHI
- a CDS encoding RluA family pseudouridine synthase, whose protein sequence is MVHRLDRDTSGVMIFAKSEKAQDILQTTWNDSVKERTYVALVEGNVKKDSDTIISYLAENKAMITYSTANEEEGKKAVSHYKVLKRNKNYSLLEVNIETGRKNQIRVHMQDLGHSVVGDKKYGSTKNPIKRLGLHAHTIVFKHPITKEVLSFTSKIPEAFLSLFK
- a CDS encoding septal ring lytic transglycosylase RlpA family protein; this translates as MRYFLVVVVLMFVTACTSTGTASWYGKGFEGKLTASGYVYDSNQLTCASNDYPFGTVLKVTNKENGKSVLVVVTDRGGFEKYGRKIDLSRAAFNKIASTGHGLIDVKVEKVSDKNTFKYKHGSPRFTSSEYKKYIKGI
- a CDS encoding DUF5684 domain-containing protein, with product MVSLIIYIIIAICMWKIFEKAGLEGWKAIIPFYNIYVEIVYVAKKEWWYIILYFIPIVQLFAIVKIHMEIAKNFRISSPFLFSLGMTFLSFIFYPILGFGNYQFIDDDYADVID
- a CDS encoding SDR family NAD(P)-dependent oxidoreductase, which produces MKLLITGATGGMGEEIIKIFRKNSYEVIALGRDKKRLKKLEENYQVKSYSINIEEEIEIEKFLEDIEDEEIDVVINGAGIGEIDYFENMEYEKIKKLIEINSIALTKITHHFYKKMIERGNGKIINISSTAGFQEGGPLMSVYYGTKAYVNSFTLSLYEEGREKGVEIYLLTPGPTKTKFKGMDRKLSKFEKIYVTTPEEVAIELWKGIERKKKIIIPGKINKILYFIDKFIPLEVKLKSIKKIQEKKIKK
- a CDS encoding DUF368 domain-containing protein, with translation MIQLFLKGIIIGIANIMPGVSGGTLAVIMGVYDKLTEAIGNFPTAPVKKKIEYIKFLLQIGSGAAIGIILFARVIEFCFTNYPRATAGGFSLLILPSIPYIIKGENKKDKKNIFFFCLGALLTLGFVYADYKFGKDSGAKELVTVVTTSYALKLFACGGLAAGAMIIPGISGSLLLLMLGEYYNILGFINKFFSNLINITSYSSISEIITNLYILPLTAFGLGVLIGLVLIAKLINMLLQKHRSVTLFFITGIIVVSILQIWLNLYK